The following proteins are encoded in a genomic region of Ostrea edulis chromosome 7, xbOstEdul1.1, whole genome shotgun sequence:
- the LOC130048491 gene encoding cysteine and tyrosine-rich protein 1-like, with amino-acid sequence MLRELEITSTVFLNFGVYFALAGCYYRSYYNSGDGAVDGIIIGVFVAIGLLIFVFVCVCIKNCKGVHIRTRSRFGWPVANLNSAVTYQNTVRQTRLFHQQPYPTTTLNNTTAPVQTHLYGNTHVQYGIPPPFNAPVPYSATYTAPPPTYSSVFTTHGPVGKM; translated from the exons ATGTTACGAGAATTAGAAATTACGTCTACAGTTTTCTTGAACtttg GTGTATACTTCGCATTGGCGGGTTGTTATTACAGATCGTACTATAACAG TGGTGACGGGGCAGTAGATGGAATTATCATCGGGGTGTTTGTGGCTATTGGATTGCTGATATTCGTCTTTGTCTGTGTTTGTATCAAGAACTGCAAGGGAGTTCACATCCGAACGAGGTCGCGATTCGGATGGCCAGTCGCGAATTTAAATAGCGCGGTGACGTACCAAAATACAG TTCGACAAACAAGATTGTTTCATCAACAGCCATATCCAACTACTACACTGAATAATACAACGGCTCCCGTCCAAACACATCTATACGGAAACACGCATGTTCAGTACGGGATACCGCCACCCTTCAATGCACCGGTACCGTACAGCGCCACCTATACAGCTCCTCCGCCGACCTATTCTTCTGTGTTCACTACGCATGGTCCAGTGGGTAAAATGTAA